The genomic interval TTGAACTGCCGGAATCAACCCTCGTTGCTTGGCGACTAGAAGGACTCCCAAAATCCCTACAATGGGTAATCCCAGTTGGGTAGCTTCTCTGCGACCCAGCCGTTCGTCAATTAAGAGTTCATCTGCTTGTAGTTCAACCGTTAAGGTAATTGCCTCTGCTTCTCCTAAATCCAGGTTTCGTTGCCTCAGTTCTGCTACCAGTTCCAGGTTGGTCACCTCTCGGATTTCTACCCAATCAAGGAATAGGACATCGGTAACTCGTTGATCTTCATCGCCCGCGCTTGCAAGCTCATTGGCAACTGCCTGGGGGATGATGACGGTGGTGTAGAGTTGCCGCAGAAGCCAGAGATGTTCAACAATTGCCAGATTGCTGAGGGGAGAGGTGTCGCTGACGACAATCATAGCCAGCCTTTTTCCCGCAGATGCTTGATGTCCTCCTGAAATTCCTCAACGTCGTAGTGGATGCAGATATTTCGATCGGC from Kovacikia minuta CCNUW1 carries:
- a CDS encoding DUF3368 domain-containing protein, with product MIVVSDTSPLSNLAIVEHLWLLRQLYTTVIIPQAVANELASAGDEDQRVTDVLFLDWVEIREVTNLELVAELRQRNLDLGEAEAITLTVELQADELLIDERLGRREATQLGLPIVGILGVLLVAKQRGLIPAVQPVMNALISEAGFRVSSQLYTDILSAAGE